The sequence below is a genomic window from Canis aureus isolate CA01 chromosome 11, VMU_Caureus_v.1.0, whole genome shotgun sequence.
gagttgttttaagatttcttttgatttctgGATATCTGGATTTTCTAGATATAACTATGGTTAATGCAGGGATATTTACCCAGATCCCTTTTGGGGTCCCCTAACCCCTTTCCTACCTTTTGGCTTATTTGGACCTATGTTAGAGAGGATGGCATCCTGAGATCGGGAAAActggaatttgttttgttttgttttttaaagtattcgTGAGAAGAATTTAgctttgagagacagaggcagagacacaggcagagggagaagcaggctcggtgtagggagcccgatgtgggactcgatcccgggtctctaggatcacgccctgggccaaaggcagcgctgaaccgctgagccacccgggctgccctctaagcCTAAGATTAACATAGTAACAATTGCCAGCATTTGAGTGCCACCATGTGCTAGATAATGTAATGAGTCCTCTTACATATGTTACTTTGTCTCCTAAAAACCCTGCTTTCAGGTTATTTTAAGTGATACCATCTCCATGttatggaggaggaaagaaagcttGATAAATTCATAAGTGGGGTTATGTCATGAAGTCACTTACTGCCAGTAAGGTGCAGAACGGACACGTGAGTCCAGGCTCTGTGTGACATCACAGCCTGTGTTTTTAAATACTAGTGTGGCACGTTGTTGGTGTTCCATAAAGATATTCATTATTTCTCCTACCCATACCCTCTCCTCCCACatacctttttcttctttaaactgcAAACGGTATCTCTCCATCTTACAGCGTATCCACAGTGTAAATGCAGAGCACCTCTATGCATATTTTGGTACTATGACATGCGTCATATTCTGGAAGTGTGttacttgtttttgcttttttataggGAAACTGGGAGAAAACATGACTCTTAAACGAGCTGCATGGGTGAAGGTGCCAGCTGGGTTCTATGTTGGCTCCTATGTCCATGGAGCAATGCACAGCCCCTCCCTCCACAACCTGGAGCTCGGGAAGTATGGGGCCCTGGTGGTCTGCGAGACATCTGAGCGCAAAGCAAGCCTGGAAGACCTTGGCCGCCGCCTTGGGCAGCATGTGGTGGGCATGGCCCCTCTCTCTGTTGGCTCTTTGGATGATGAGCCTGGGGGAGAGGCGGAAACCAAGATGCTGTCCCAGCCATACTTGCTGGATCCCTCCATCACATTGGGACAGTATGTGCAGCCTCAAGGGGTGTCCGTAGTAGACTTTGTGCGGTTTGAATGTGGAGAAGGTGAAGAGGCAGCAGAAACCGAATAGGTTCCGGAGACTTGGCCCAGGAGATGTTTATTCTTTGCTCTGGACATCATTCCGAGAAGTTATTTCCTCAGCCTCTACAAACccagaatttgtttttcattggAGTTTATAATGCAATGATATCCTCAGTGGGAAGAGTCATTAAATAAAATTGCTATATAATAAAGAGTGTAGAATCTCTTCCTTGCTTGTGTAATGCTGGGTTTAGCTCTTTTGCGCCTTGTGACCAGCTGTAGGAAACAGCAGGCAGGCCGTATGGAGGTGGCCGACGGGGTCTGAGAGAGCAGGCATGAGCAGTTGTGCTGTTGCTTACCGATTTATCATGGTACCCCTAAAATTTctacctcagtttctctgtgaCCCAGCACTCCTATTCTGCTTTCACTTTGGGGTGCTTCGGGCTGTGCTGCTCTCCTGGAACTTCCCCAGTTACATTACTTGGGCCACACGGATTCCTTGGGAATTGTTGACTCAAACTTCGAGTCGTCTGGAAAATGTGGTTCATTTGTTGATGTCTGTAGCGTGCTTTGATGCTCTCTGCAGTGTACACGCTGGTTCTGGCCTCATGACTGAAATTAATAACACATGGCCCTGTTTCTCTTTTGGATGacggggtggaggtgggtggggcctgAGGTTTCCTGGACAGCTGTGAGGCACATTTTGGCATTGTTGTGCCAGAAACAGGTCTCACCGGTGGCCCAGTTATCCAGAGAACTCACTCAGCAGGGCCTCTTAACTACCCCAGTACAGAGACGTTTCTCCCAATGTAACAAAATACCGTTAACAGGCAAACCCCGGATACTGAAGAGAACTCCCGTTTGCTCATACAGATAtctttatttgaaaagtaaaaaaatctctGGCAAGTACAGCTCTCGGCATTTTGATTTTGCCCCTGGGGTATATATGGAAATAGCTTCAGTGATTGGTGGGTCAAATAGATTCTGGATATAGTgatcttactatttatttatttatttattcatgagagatacagagagagagagaggcagagacacaggcagagggagaagcaggctccacgcagggagccggacgtgggactccatcccaggtctccaggatcatgccctgggctgaaagtggcgctaaaccactgagccacctgggctgctcatgATCTTACAATTTAAAACAGACTCACATCCTTGTCCcattattaaatactttaaacttagttattttctttttcctctgactGCTCTGGATTCACGCAACTGTAGTGCTTCTGCTGAGACTTTAAGCCCAAAGGTCACAAAAATTGAAAAGTAGGTAGTTAACATATTAGGTATATAACAACTAAGGAATGCAGGGATGAGGATGGAGAACATGCCGTGATTTGCAGACCTCCTTGTATCTAAGTAGCAATTATTAGGCAAAATTGGTAGATAAATTTTTTCCTGTTATTGGCACGATCAGCTGTCTTCTGTGGTCTCGTGATAGGCATGGAGCTTCTTGCCTTAGAAAagccccttttctttcttcatttggaGCTGCTTCCAGCCAGGCAGAGCAGCAAATTGCCCTCTTGTGATgccaaacacagaaataaaatccTGTTCAGAGAGGTAATTCTAAGAGAGAAGACAAAGTCTCTAGTTAGGAGGACAACATGGCACCCACCAATGCcaacagaggtggggaggggagagccaagagagtgaagagagaagaAGGATGAATTTTTCAGAGTCTGTAGTGGACTTAAATTATTCATTGGAGGGTTCTTGGGTTGTGGACTCCCATTTTGGCCTGAGCAGAAGCCAACTGGGTTTGCTGTTCTCAGGGTCCCACCCAGCACCAATTTTTTTGCCGGAAGAACAAGAACTGGGTTATATGTGATGAATTCTAGACATTAGGTTTTGGCTGAATGGAGAACTAAATCGAGTGCTGGTTTTCCTTGCCTCATGACCTTACCAACCATTTTtatccagactttttttttttaatttatgagagtgTGCGAGCatggcaggggcagagagagagggagacaagcaggctcccttatggggagcccaacatggggctcgatcccaggaacctgagatcatgacctgagcagaaaccaagagccacttaagccactgaaccacccaggcgtctcaatccacacattttcaaatgcaaaatCAAGTGGATCTTGTTCAGAGCATAAAATTCtcctaacatttatttattgatgctTACTGAATATTCTGAGTAAAATTCTTAAGAGATGGCCTCTGTTGTCAAGAAAGTTGCAGTCCAGATCCGTAAGAGCTGGCTAGATAAGACATGGTGGAAACCCCAGAGACCCTTCCCACATCAATTCCTTCAAGGGGAAAATAAGTGAATTCCTTCAACATCAAAGTGTTAAATCATTCAACCAAAATGTGAAGAGGGCCTCTATCTGCCAGGCACTCATTTTAGGTCCTGAAAGCAGAGAATGGTGGTGAGCAAGACAGAGAAGGTCCTTGCTCCTAAGCAGTGTTCGAGGGCGGTCAGGCGGGGCCTTCCCGGGGAGGTGGCTATTCTCAGGGAGACCCAACAGCGAGGGGGCGCTGGCCCTGTGATGACCTGAGAGAAGAAAGGTTTCTCAGGGGGGAAGTAGCAAGTGTGAAAGGTCAAAGGCTGGAAAGAGCGCTTTTGAGACCGAAAGGGAGCCCCTGGCTAGAGGCAGCAGAATGAAGAGGGCAGCGGGGTAGGAGATGGAGTCGGGTGAGCGTGGGCCAGGTTGTGAAGAGCCACGGCGGCCACAGAAAGGATTCTGGATTCTTCTGTtgccttgggaagccatctgaggTGTTCTACACAACAGCGTTGTCTGTTATAAAAAAGCCTATTGATGGTTACTGGCGAGGGGGCAGTGGGGGATACTTGTAATAGTCCAGGATTGCTGGGCAGCGGAGGGACGGATGTGGGAGGAGGAGTCCTGGGCTTTTGTCTGGAGCTACTGGGAAGCTCAGAGGTCCGCTGAGGGGCCTACGGTGTCCCATCGCTGTCCTAGGCCGCGTACAGGTGCCTTGCTCATGGAGCGCGTCACTCTCCTGACAGTCCCTTTAGCCACTCACCTCCTTTTTGGCAGGGTTCACGTCCTCAGGCAGCTCCTGATTCTGGTTTTTCAGCAGAACTTCTATAGGGTAATACTTCAGCTCAGAATTCAGGGAGAGGGTTGCATTCCTCATGTCCTACGTAAGATAAGAATGTAGACAGGATAAAAGACCATTCGGGGTCTATGCAGTTGAAGTTCCGTGCGtataatacttaatattttggCTTATAGCGTGGCACCCTTTGTGGTCATCTTTTAGAACAGTGGTCCCTAAAGCTGGCTGCGTGAcagcatcatctgggaatctAAAATATTCAGATTTGGGGTCCTCCTTGGGAAAGCTGATTCATGAGTCCAGGGTAGATTCCTATGTAGCCAGTTTGGCTTCACGCTGTGCTGAAATCTCATTTAAATGCTGTGATCACATACTTTCTTTTGGCACTTGTATTTATTCTCTACATTTCCAGCCTTTAAATGACTTCAGATTGAAGTCACACTGTTTTTAAATGCGTTTTAAAGATACGACATCGCTATTAGCTCTGGAATTTTGAATATGTAGAGCACAGAGGGGAGGACTGCAGATGGTTTGGACACCCACTACCATGCACTCATCCTGATGTTAAAGAGCTGTTGGATTCCTGGCTGGAGGTTCCACTTCTTTTCACCCTTAAACTAGGGGTGATGGCCTGAGTTTTTATGGACTTCACTGTCAGAAACTGGTAAGCATGTCATTTGGGTTAGAAGcttattatttatgaaaaatgctgcCAGTCAACTTAATCTGTCCTAAAtgatagaataataaaattagtttttggttttgtagtttttgtttgttttttaccttaaacaacaaacatttatttctcgtagttcaagatcaaggtgtctgcaAATCCTGGGTCTGGTGAGAGCCCGCTTCCTGGCCTGTGGATGGCTTTTTCCCATTGTGTCCTCACACGGCAGAGGGCGAGAGAGCAAACCCTTGTAGCTCTTCCTttgagggcactaatcccattcctgAGGGTTCCACACTCATGACCTACTTGCCTCCTAATTCTATCACATTAGGGGCTAGGGGCTCAGTCTGTACTACTAAGCGATTCATAGGTCAAAACTcccaatatttatatttaaaaatgtttgttttttttttttttttaaccagcaaGTCATTCTAGGTTCTAGAAGGCTGTAAAATGAGGAACTTGGCTTTCAGACCTGCTTTTCTATTGATTAAAACGATCTTAAATCAAAGTAGACCACTAGAGTGATGCTAAGAAGGGCATGATAGGGTTTCGCCCATTTGGTGTCTGGAGCATTTACGGTTGCCCCTCTGGCTTGCTTCTCCACAAGCAAACCCAACTCACGGCCGTGATTCTTGTGATTGCAGCAGCATCTCCCAGCTCTTCTTTTAATTGTTCGTATGATTTCCCTGcctgaaacaaagagaaaacaggacGAGGTGCTGCATAGGCAGGGAGGGACATCTCAGGGCTAACCTACCCTTGAGGACAGCAAAGAAGCCAGAGAATCGGAAGACACAGGGATAAGCAGGAATGAAAGTCCCTTCTTCTGGGCCCATGCCAGGCTGGACGGGACCGACACACGGTGTGGATTAGGAAACACCCTCAGATTAGTAAAAACCCTTTGCTGGTGTTCCCCAATCGGTGCGAGACCGAAGGAGACACAGCAGTTGACTAGGAGTCAGAAAACCCTGGCTCCTTCCTACGGGTCAAATGTGACTTTAGACCAATCCTCTCTCCTCTGAACTTCCTCATTTTTAACACGGGAAACGACGTTTGCCCCAGCCGTCAGGGTGGCTGTAAAGCTCAAAAAGGAGACCGTTTATCACTTCCCCACGCTGCTTGTGCCTGACCTGAGCCGTGAATTCTCTAACCGGACTTAGAGCCGTGGTGGGTGGAAAAGAGACGGAAAGTCAAAAGCGGGAGTGGAGAGGGGGCGAGGGAAACGTGGTCCCGGATTCACCCAGCCCCTGAGTCAGTACCCCCTTCCCACTGAGCTATTCGTGCTGAGCCGCTGGGCCGTAGGCAGGTCTCCCCCGTTCTCTGCACTTGTTCTTACACTCCACATATGAGGGTCCCAGGCCAAGAACCAGCCCGTGAAGATGGGAGGCTCAAAGCCCTGTTTTATGATCAGGATGGCTGTGTCAGCGTCCCGGCCACTGGGGTGAGTGTGCAGGTACTCCTGGGCCGTAGAGAGGGCTCTCTCCTTCTCCGTGGCGTTTGCCTCAGCCCCAATCCACAGGAACACCTGTCGCGGGAGAGATGCAGGATGAATGGGTTTGCATCTAGGACCGAGTCCTGTTCTTTCGCCCTCAGTGCATCACAGCCTCATGGCACTTACCTAGCCTCATCCATTCAGCAGAAAAGCTTTCCCAGACTGAGCTgggtatttgtgatttttttttaaagattttatttattcatgagagagagaggcagagacacaggcagagggagaggcaggctccctgctgggagcccgacgtgggactcgatccctggactccaggatcacacctgggctgaaggcagaagctcaaccgctgagccacccaggggtcccggtatttgtgattttaattacACCTGTATCTCCTAAATCTACATTTCTAGTCCTGAGAGCTCGCTGAACTTCAGCTTCCTGAACCCAACTTCTTGCAGGATGTCCCCTCGCGGCTGCCTCTAGGAACCTCACATAGAACATCTCCCCAGCGTAGCTCTGCTTTTCTGGACTATGTCTGTCTCCGTTCTTGGTGAATGGCATCCCCCTGGTCACCTAGGGCAGTGCCTGGCAGTCCCTATATGCACCTGTATCCAGCGAGTGAGCAAGGCCGCCGTCTGCCTCCTgtgcacccccccgcccccctcccctgtgCAGCCCCTGCTGACTCTTACTGGACGGTTACGATGCTCCCCTGACTGGCCTCCCAGCACACATTCTCTGTCCTTTCCCCCCATCCCTCCTGTCTTACACTTTGCCAAGTAATCCATTGAAAGCACAGTGACCATGTCACTAATCTGCTTCAATTCCAGTAGCTTTCCAGGATAAAATTCAAACTTGGCAAGGTAGGTAAGGCCCATTCCTACTTCTTAGCTTCGTCTCTAACTCCTTTACTATCTCATGGTCTCATGATGCTGCGGGTAGTTCCCTGTATACTAGACTACTATTCCATGCCTTGCATTTTACTGGTGCTGTTTCCTTTGCCCAGGATGCTCTCCCTACCTGAGTAATGCCCACTGATCCCGAGATTCAGCCTGGGAGccatctcctccaggaagtcttctctGAACCCCCAGATGGTGTTGGGTGCTCCTAATTTGTGCCCCCATGGCCCCATAGCTCCATCATAGTAAAATGGTGTTTCTATGTCCAGCTCCACCTTTAGCCTGTAAACTCTGCGATCAAGGGCCCCTCACCTGGGTGACACTGCACCTAGCACACTGACTGGCACAGAGGAAGTGCTGAGTATGTTTTCTAAGCTGAAGAAAAAAGGCTGTTGGGGAGGGGCTGCCTTGAAGATATCCCCTTTACAGCCCTGTATTCCCTATGAGGCCTGcatctgagtgtggagcctgctgctgTCGATCCTAGGAAAAAAACGTGTGGGATGATACGATGGACTGCTTTTCCCAAGGCAAGATGGGGAACTTCCCAAGGTGGTCACTTTTAAACGACACCTGTTCTCTCCATCCCTGGTGAAAAGTGGGGTTACCACGGACGGGTGTTTGGTTGACTTGGGGATGGGCCAGGGCTACATTTGGCAGGGGCAGACGGGGGgtgtctttgtctctttgtcaCTTGTTCAAGCTCTCTGGCTGTGTCTTACCTGGTCCCAGGTATCCAGAAGCATCACATCACCTGGGTTCAGGTCATCCTGGGTGAAGTCTGTGATCTCAGTGACGAGGAAGCGCCCAGTCTTATTGGAACATTCAAAGAGACGAGGCTCCACATCCAGGATTTCCTGCTGTAGTCTGCAATACAGTCTATTTAGAGGAACTGAGCTACTTAGAAATCATGTTTTTTTGTtaagtttaaattctagttagttgacatatagtttgatattggtttcaggagtagagttcaGTGGTTCATGAAGAAACcacgattttattttattttattattttattttatttattttattatttattattattttatttatttttttattaaaaaaaagaaaccacgtttttaaaactgaaaggcaaaaaaataaataaataaataaaaataaaataaaactgaaaggcaTCTCAGACTTGCACAGTTCACAAGACTGGGCGGCAGGGGGAGCCCGGAGGGGCCTTCGTGTCCCATACCTTTTGTCGTTGGCATAGGCAGTCTTCCCTCCCAGCAGGTCCCAGAACTCAGCCGGCTCCTGGCCCTCGGCCACCGTGTCCTCGGTGCCCTCGCAGAGAAAGCTGGCCAGCTCCTTAGCCATTGCCCGCTCATCCCCACTGGACCCCTGAGAGCGGGGTGAGGAGAGCACAAGCGTCAGTTGGAACTGTAGCacctacttttgatttttttttaattttttatttatttatgatagtcacagagagagagcgagacaggcagagacataggtggagggagaagcaggctccatgcaccgggagcccgacgtgggactcgatccccggtctccaggatcgcgccctgggccaaaggcaggcgctaaaccgctgcgccacccagggatccctgattttttttttttaagagaaaaaatgtaaatgtattcttTCAATTACATTCGAGAAAATCCACTTTTTGGGTTCTACGAGTCTTGACAAACACGTAGAATCACATTACCATCATCAAAATGAAGACACAGAGCATTGCCTGGGCCCTGCAGAACATTCCCTGGGGCTACCCCGCTGTGGCCAGACCCTCCCCAAATCCTTCACCTCTGGCAACCGCCACCGTGTTCTCTGTCACTacagctttgccttttccagcatGTTATAAATGGAGTCACGTACATACAGCCTTTGCCACTGACTGCCTCCACTTGGCACAGTCCCTGGGATTCAACCTTGCTGTGAGGATCAACAGCTTTTCTTCTCTGTGCACTGAGTAGCATCCTACTGTATGAATATACCGCTGCCTTTTCAGTCATCAGTTGAATTGGTTCCcatttttggtgattatgaaaaAAGGTGCTGTCTGTATTTGTGTCAAGGTAGTTTTTTATCTCACATGGCGTGGGATTGCTGCCTCACAGGTGTGTGCTCTATAAGGAAACCGTCCAATCGTTTCCCAAAGTCTGTATTTGCGTCCCCACCAGCAATGAGCGCGAGTTCCTGTTGTTCTGCATACAGTAGGATGCAACTGATACTGCCAATTTTTTTTAGCCCTTCTGCGAGGCTTGTGGGGGCATTTCTGGTTTTCACCTGCATTGCCCTGAGGACTGTGGTACTGAGCACTTTTCCTGTTCAGTTCTCCTTTGTAAAAACGGTTTTAGGGCTTTTTAACGTAGAGGCCTCTGAATTGACAAAATCATATTTTTAGTGCTTGTGTTTGAGGTTGAAGCCTGTCCTATGCAATCCACCAGGCTGTAAAGATCGACTTATCTGGCCTCCATCTGTGTGGTTTATGGAGTCTCTTGGGTGTGGGCAATGGTGTCAGTGGGTTTCTAATTGTGGGGAACACCAGCAGTTCCTTTGAAGATCCTTTAGGAAAAGGCTCATCTTTATGAGGACTGCTCCAGCCTACGTTTTAGTGGCTTTGCCCTTGCTGACAGGCAGGTGGGCACAGGGCTGGGCTCCAAGGGGCTGGTGTGACCGCCAGGCCCAGCTGTCTTACCTTGCCGTACCACAGGTAGTGCTCTCCCTGGGTCCGCAGCAGAAAGACATCATTAGAGTTTAGGGAGGAGGCATAGGCTGGAACCTCCACCGCTTTGGTGTTAGATTTGTCGTTTCCTTGAATCTGGAAGAGTCTTACTGGAGGATCGGGCTCAGCATTTCCCGTTCTGGAAGTCCCACCCTAGCGAGAAGGAGAAAAGCTGAATCTGGTTCTAAGGAGCACCAGGTGAACAGAGCTCCGGCTAAGCCACTGGAGAGATTATGGAGGAATTTAACGCTGCTTCTGcccttgaggaacttccatgccAACCGGGAGAGGTGAGGTAAGCTGGAAGTATGGCACCAATAATATCAGCTCTCATTCTGAGACTTTTATTTTATGCTAGACTCTGTGGTGGGTGCCTTGCCTATTGAGCCTCAGAATAACTGTgaaataggtatttatttatttttatttttatttttaaaaaatattttatttgtttattcatgacacacacacacacacacacacactcacagaggcagagggaggagcaggctccatgcagggagccaacgtgggacttgatccctggtctccaggatcacgccccgggctgaaggcggcgctaaaccgctgagccacctgggctgccctatttatttatttttaaagagttatttatttgagagagacagtatgTGATGTGTGCACATGAGCACATGAacgggaggagggggcagagagaaagggaatcacaagcagactccctgctgagtgcggagcctgattgggcgggcgggggcggggggcgctcaatctcacaaccccgagatcatgacctgggctgaaatcaggagctggacacttaactgagccacccgggtgctcctGAAATAGGTATTTATTATCCTGCAGtagagatgggaaaactgagcctaagcaaccCGGTTAACAGGTGGCAAGGCTAGGACTTGACCGCAGGCTTGTGTGATGTCAAGCATACGACATTAAACATTCCTGCTAGTGCTTCAGCCCGGGCATCACAGGAGAAGTGGGACTTGGATTCGGAGCAGCACGTCCGGGGGGTCGGGGGGCATGATGCGGCCCACGTGAGGTCTAATGAGGAGACCTACCTCACTAGAGTGCGGTAAGTTAGGGCTCTGAGGGTAACACACCCGCAGAGGTACTATGGGTCAGGTTAGGAAAGGACCTTGAAGGCTCATTGGGCAGTGGTTTGGTCTTGCCCTGAGGCAGCTGGGGTGCATTAGAACGTCTAGATTAAGCTGCGTCTCCCCCAAGGCCTGgtctccatccctccccactAGATGGGGGCCTCCTGTTGCCTTATTCGTCTGAGTGATCCCACTCATGGTGTCATTTTGTGTGAGGGTTCTCACCTCAAAGATCACCAGCCTCCCTTTGAAGATGGCCATGAAGTGGCGTGGCTCCTTCCCCATGGTAACGCGGACCTGTACGGGCGCCCCGTCAAATTGCCGATCCACCTCCACCGCCTGGTAGGCCGAGGCCGCTAGCTCATCCTTGGAGGCGTGGCGGCCCTGCAGGGGTTACAGGGGAGGGATGGTCCCTGCTACCCCTTGCCCCCACTCTGTGGCCGGAGGAGGCGTCAAGATCCAAAGCTAAGAGCCTGCTTCAGGCCTACCTGCCAGATGTACAAGATGTAATGTGGCTTCCCGCTCATCTCATATGTGTACAGAACCAGGTAGCAGTCTCCCCCGTAAAAGAAGCCGTACCACTGACGCTCCACGGGGACCAGCTCCAGGTTCTCAATTCTCCAGACCTAGACACAGAAGGAGACACAGTTTCCCAGAGATGGGGTTCCAGCTGCCTGAAGGGCCACGCTTAGCAGAGAATCCAGGTGGGTAAGGCACCAACAGCCACCCCAAGTACACCCTCCTTCTCTGGCTCTCGCCCAGCGGGTGGGGGCTTATCCTATTTGCATGATTTGAATCCTGAGAAGAACTGGATCATTCCTGCTCAGGTGCATCCCCATCAGGGCTCTGAGCTGATTTGAATATATCTGCCCGGTGAGCTATTGATAGCACACGAGGGTAGCAGCCTTCCACTTCCCCGAGGGAAGGTGGGACCGCTTTGCACACTGCGGACACCTCTAAGGGACTACTGCTGAGGTCGCCAGCGGGGGACGGAAAGCCGAGCAGACCAGAGTCCCCGGCTCCCTCTTCTCCAGCGGAACAGCTGGGAGAGCCGGGGCTGCGGGCCTGGGGTGTGAATCACTGACCTACCTCAACCTTTCCATTGCCATCATCCACCATTCTTTCCTGGGCAGCTACCTCTGGCTTGCTGTGCAGCACAGTCACGTCAAATTTATCCTGGAAAACTTTAGCTGCAGGGAAGGGGTTGGGAGAAGCCAAGTGAGTGGAAAGCATCCGTGGCTGCCCTTCTAGAGCCCCAGCAGCGGGAAGGCGGAAGGCGGTCTGGGGAGCAGCCTCACCGATCTTGCCAGCACCAAACGTCTTCCCCAGGCCCACGGCCTGGTCCTTCACGGACCACTTCTGGAACAATTGCTTGAACATGGCCGACTCAGCACCGTCGTTGATGGTCTCCACGTTGGTGCTGCCAGGGTAGCCCTTCATCTGGATGAAGCTCTgcagacccccccgccccccaaggcAGGTCAGTGGGGGCGGGCGCCGGGTGCTCTGCCCACCTGGTGACTCACCCCTtgaagccggggggggggggggggggggtgggggggtggggggggtgggggggggtgttgcTCCCTTCTGAAGTCAGAGTCAAATGCCAACTCGCTGACGTCTAGGGACCCAGTTACCTGCCTCAAGCTAAGGACTGAGGGGCCATTTTCGCATCTCTTGGTTGGCCTGTCATGATTTTGACTACTTTTCTCGTGTTTTTGCAAGATCCTCTCTACTGTGTTCCTGCAGCATGCACGTACCCCACTGATTTCGTGTCCCGTTTTGCTTTGTAAGCGCATCCCCCTGGGTTCGTCTACACGGGTCTGGAAGACATCGTAAGATCCCGGAGGACAGGGCCGTGGACCGTGCTATCCCCTCCCATAGCAGCAGCCGTGTTTACTGAGCAGGTGTAGGGGCCAGATGTTGTTCTAAGCACCTTACGAATGTTCCCGAATCCTCAGAACCACCCCAGGAGATGTATGTTAACCCCGGATTCACTCCCAGGTCGTCTGACTCAAGCCGAGTGTGTAACTGTGATGCCAGGAGCTCGAGCACCCCGTCTGGCTCTCTGGACACCTCTGAAGCGCTGCGGATGGGCCGTTTGGGACAGGGTGGTGCCGGGCCTGGGGCTCCTACCAGGGCTTTCGACATGGCCATCTGCTTCTCGGTCTTTGTGGCTCCTCTTCCTTTCCACACATAGATCTTGGTTCCGCTCTGGTCTAAGATGTAGCAG
It includes:
- the AVIL gene encoding advillin isoform X4 — translated: MSLSSAFRAVGNDPGLITWRIEKLELALVPLSAHGNFYEGDCYVILSTRRAGSLLSQDIHFWIGKDSSQDEQTCAAIYSTQLDDYLGGSPVQHREVQYHESDTFHGYFKQGIIYKKGGVASGMKHMETNTYNVRRLLHVKGKSHIRATEVEVSWDSFNRGDVFLLDLGKVIIQWNGPESNSRERLKAMLLAKDIRDRERGGRAEIGVIEGDKEAASPELVKVLQDTLGRRSIIKPAVPDELIDQQQNSSIVLYHVSDAAGQLAVTEVAARPLVQDLLNHDDCYILDQSGTKIYVWKGRGATKTEKQMAMSKALSFIQMKGYPGSTNVETINDGAESAMFKQLFQKWSVKDQAVGLGKTFGAGKIAKVFQDKFDVTVLHSKPEVAAQERMVDDGNGKVEVWRIENLELVPVERQWYGFFYGGDCYLVLYTYEMSGKPHYILYIWQGRHASKDELAASAYQAVEVDRQFDGAPVQVRVTMGKEPRHFMAIFKGRLVIFEGGTSRTGNAEPDPPVRLFQIQGNDKSNTKAVEVPAYASSLNSNDVFLLRTQGEHYLWYGKGSSGDERAMAKELASFLCEGTEDTVAEGQEPAEFWDLLGGKTAYANDKRLQQEILDVEPRLFECSNKTGRFLVTEITDFTQDDLNPGDVMLLDTWDQVFLWIGAEANATEKERALSTAQEYLHTHPSGRDADTAILIIKQGFEPPIFTGWFLAWDPHMWSAGKSYEQLKEELGDAAAITRITADMRNATLSLNSELKYYPIEVLLKNQNQELPEDVNPAKKENYLSEQDFISVFGITRGQFAALPGWKQLQMKKEKGLF
- the AVIL gene encoding advillin isoform X2 — translated: MSLSSAFRAVGNDPGLITWRIEKLELALVPLSAHGNFYEGDCYVILSTRRAGSLLSQDIHFWIGKDSSQDEQTCAAIYSTQLDDYLGGSPVQHREVQYHESDTFHGYFKQGIIYKKGGVASGMKHMETNTYNVRRLLHVKGKSHIRATEVEVSWDSFNRGDVFLLDLGKVIIQWNGPESNSRERLKAMLLAKDIRDRERGGRAEIGVIEGDKEAASPELVKVLQDTLGRRSIIKPAVPDELIDQQQNSSIVLYHVSDAAGQLAVTEVAARPLVQDLLNHDDCYILDQSGTKIYVWKGRGATKTEKQMAMSKALTRVDEPRGMRLQSKTGHEISGSFIQMKGYPGSTNVETINDGAESAMFKQLFQKWSVKDQAVGLGKTFGAGKIAKVFQDKFDVTVLHSKPEVAAQERMVDDGNGKVEVWRIENLELVPVERQWYGFFYGGDCYLVLYTYEMSGKPHYILYIWQGRHASKDELAASAYQAVEVDRQFDGAPVQVRVTMGKEPRHFMAIFKGRLVIFEGGTSRTGNAEPDPPVRLFQIQGNDKSNTKAVEVPAYASSLNSNDVFLLRTQGEHYLWYGKGSSGDERAMAKELASFLCEGTEDTVAEGQEPAEFWDLLGGKTAYANDKRLQQEILDVEPRLFECSNKTGRFLVTEITDFTQDDLNPGDVMLLDTWDQVFLWIGAEANATEKERALSTAQEYLHTHPSGRDADTAILIIKQGFEPPIFTGWFLAWDPHMWSAGKSYEQLKEELGDAAAITRITADMRNATLSLNSELKYYPIEVLLKNQNQELPEDVNPAKKENYLSEQDFISVFGITRGQFAALPGWKQLQMKKEKGLF